The proteins below are encoded in one region of Triticum aestivum cultivar Chinese Spring chromosome 1B, IWGSC CS RefSeq v2.1, whole genome shotgun sequence:
- the LOC123097605 gene encoding uncharacterized protein isoform X2: MTRATLLPLREHEPCMRIRGGLSQATAARGIKVLISPAAAAATITAGASVPLLFPVRRPRRRQEEWGPVRLVLFFLGFCFSGGIDEVVATMACWNKVSPVSPYLDDFRFGAGEGPVRVCVPRSVGSLQILAVGVSFKEYFWLAFGVATSTSSSVLFCGLTRFLQPSDLVVVDCKLVLLGVMLQPMLLQRLLDLVSRGEWLLRSSKPCVARAFADLRCPLGQLELGEGTGLVYVGTKRSDGQDITISSANMGI, translated from the exons ATGACCCGGGCAACACTCCTGCCTCTCCGTGAGCACGAACCTTGCATGAGGATTCGGGGGGGACTTTCGCAGGCAACTGCTGCCCGCGGCATAAAAGTTCTCAtctccccagccgccgccgccgccacaattACTGCCGGCGCCTCGGTCCCCCTCCTCTTTCCCGTCCGGCGGCCTCGTCGGCGGCAAGAGGAGTGGGGACCCGTCcgtcttgttttatttttcttaggtTTTTGTTTCTCCGGTGGCATCGACGAGGTGGTGGCGACGATGGCGTGTTGGAATAAAGTCTCTCCGGTCTCTCCCTACCTCGACGACTTCCGATTCGGCGCCGGCGAAGGGCCTGTGAGAGTTTGTGTCCCCAGATCGGTTGGTTCCCTTCAGATCTTGGCAGTTGGTGTGTCTTTCAAGGAGTACTTTTGGCTGGCGTTTGGTGTGGCGACCTCGACATCTTCTTCTGTGTTGTTCTGTGGCTTAACCCGGTTTCTCCAACCCTCTGatctggtggtggtggattgcaagCTTGTTCTGCTTGGGGTGATGCTCCAGCCGATGCTGCTTCAACGACTTTTAGATCTCGTCTCAAGGGGCGAGTGGCTATTGCGGTCTTCAAAGCCTTGTGTGGCGAGGGCATTTGCAG ATTTAAGATGCCCTTTGGGTCAGCTGGAACTGGGCGAGGGCACTGGCTTGGTCTACGTGGGCACGAAGAGAAGTGATGGTCAGGATATAACGATTTCAAGCGCGAACATGGGAATCTGA
- the LOC123097605 gene encoding uncharacterized protein isoform X1 has protein sequence MTRATLLPLREHEPCMRIRGGLSQATAARGIKVLISPAAAAATITAGASVPLLFPVRRPRRRQEEWGPVRLVLFFLGFCFSGGIDEVVATMACWNKVSPVSPYLDDFRFGAGEGPVRVCVPRSVGSLQILAVGVSFKEYFWLAFGVATSTSSSVLFCGLTRFLQPSDLVVVDCKLVLLGVMLQPMLLQRLLDLVSRGEWLLRSSKPCVARAFAGFAFLCCWFSAIFNHRRAAYNQRKKKTNLRCPLGQLELGEGTGLVYVGTKRSDGQDITISSANMGI, from the exons ATGACCCGGGCAACACTCCTGCCTCTCCGTGAGCACGAACCTTGCATGAGGATTCGGGGGGGACTTTCGCAGGCAACTGCTGCCCGCGGCATAAAAGTTCTCAtctccccagccgccgccgccgccacaattACTGCCGGCGCCTCGGTCCCCCTCCTCTTTCCCGTCCGGCGGCCTCGTCGGCGGCAAGAGGAGTGGGGACCCGTCcgtcttgttttatttttcttaggtTTTTGTTTCTCCGGTGGCATCGACGAGGTGGTGGCGACGATGGCGTGTTGGAATAAAGTCTCTCCGGTCTCTCCCTACCTCGACGACTTCCGATTCGGCGCCGGCGAAGGGCCTGTGAGAGTTTGTGTCCCCAGATCGGTTGGTTCCCTTCAGATCTTGGCAGTTGGTGTGTCTTTCAAGGAGTACTTTTGGCTGGCGTTTGGTGTGGCGACCTCGACATCTTCTTCTGTGTTGTTCTGTGGCTTAACCCGGTTTCTCCAACCCTCTGatctggtggtggtggattgcaagCTTGTTCTGCTTGGGGTGATGCTCCAGCCGATGCTGCTTCAACGACTTTTAGATCTCGTCTCAAGGGGCGAGTGGCTATTGCGGTCTTCAAAGCCTTGTGTGGCGAGGGCATTTGCAGGTTTTGCTTTTCTTTGCTGTTGGTTCAGTGCAATTTTCAATCACCGGCGGGCAGCGTAcaatcagaggaagaagaagacta ATTTAAGATGCCCTTTGGGTCAGCTGGAACTGGGCGAGGGCACTGGCTTGGTCTACGTGGGCACGAAGAGAAGTGATGGTCAGGATATAACGATTTCAAGCGCGAACATGGGAATCTGA